Proteins from one Juglans microcarpa x Juglans regia isolate MS1-56 chromosome 6S, Jm3101_v1.0, whole genome shotgun sequence genomic window:
- the LOC121236424 gene encoding LOW QUALITY PROTEIN: chaperone protein ClpC, chloroplastic-like (The sequence of the model RefSeq protein was modified relative to this genomic sequence to represent the inferred CDS: inserted 1 base in 1 codon): MARVLVQSANISGLVASPRSSLSKGSRNGKEKRSVRMMSSLQAPGLRLRSFSGLRSHNALDTMVRPRLDFNAEVKFLINSRHGRGSRCVARAMFERFTEKAIKVIMLAQEEARRLGHNFVGTEQILLGLIGEGTGIAAKVLKSMGINLKDARVEVEKIIGRGSGFVAVEIPFTPRAKRVLELSLEEARQLGHNYIGSEHLLLGLLREGEGVAARVLENLGADPSNIRTQVIRMVGESTEAVGAGVGGGSSGNKMPTLEEYGTNLTKLAEEGKLDPVVGRQQQIERVTQILGRRTKNNPCLIGEPGVGKTAIAEGLAQRIATGDVPETIEGKKVITLDMGLLVAGTKYRGEFEERLKKLMEEIKQSDEIILFIDEVHTLIGAGAAEGAIDAANILKPALARGELQCIGATTLDEYRKHIEKDPALERRFQPVKVPEPTVDETIQILKGLRERYEIHHKLRYTDEALVSAAQLSYQYISDRFLPDKAIDLIDEAGSRVRLRHAQLPEEARELEKELRQITKEKNEAVRSQDFEKAGELRDREMDLKAQISTLVDKGKEMTKAESEAGDAGPIVTEVDIQHIVSSWTGIPVEKVSTDESDRLLKMEETLHKRVIGQDEAVKAISRAIRRARVGLKNPNRPIASFIFSGPTGVGKSELAKALAAYYFGSEEAMIRLDMSEFMERHTVSKLIGSPPGYVGYTEXGQLTEAVRRRPYTVVLFDEIEKAHPDVFNMMLQILEDGRLTDSKGRTVDFKNTLLIMTSNVGSSVIEKGGRRIGFDLDYDEKDSSYNRIKSLVTEELKQYFRPEFLNRLDEMIVFRQLTKLEVKDIADIMLKEVFDRLKVKEIELQVTERFRDRVVEEGYNPSYGARPLRRAIMRLLEDSMAEKMLAREIKEGDSVIVDVDSDGNVTVLNGSSGAPESLGEALPV; encoded by the exons ATGGCAAGGGTTTTGGTTCAGTCAGCTAATATTTCTGGTTTAGTTGCTAGCCCGAGATCTAGCCTATCTAAAGGATCtagaaatggaaaagaaaaaaggagtgTCAGAATGATGTCTAGTTTACAAGCTCCgggattgagattgagaagcTTCTCAGGATTGCGAAGTCATAATGCTCTAGATACTATGGTGAGACCAAGGCTAGATTTTAACGCTGAggttaaatttttaatcaattCTAGGCATGGAAGGGGTAGCAGATGTGTAGCTAGAGCAATGTTTGAGCGCTTCACGGAGAAAGCAATTAAAGTAATTATGCTTGCTCAAGAGGAGGCTAGACGGCTTGGTCATAACTTTGTGGGCACAGAGCAGATCTTGTTGGGTCTCATTGGTGAAGGAACGGGAATTGCTGCAAAGGTTCTTAAATCTATGGGAATCAATCTTAAAGATGCACGAGTAGAAGTGGAAAAGATAATTGGGAGGGGTAGTGGGTTTGTTGCTGTGGAGATTCCATTCACTCCTCGTGCGAAGCGTGTTTTGGAACTCTCGCTGGAGGAAGCACGCCAACTTG GCCATAACTATATTGGATCCGAGCACTTGCTTCTGGGGCTGCTTCGTGAGGGTGAGGGTGTAGCGGCTCGTGTTCTTGAAAACTTAGGTGCTGACCCAAGCAACATTCGCACCCAG GTCATTCGAATGGTTGGTGAAAGCACTGAAGCTGTTGGTGCTGGTGTTGGTGGAGGAAGCAGTGGCAATAAGATGCCAACACTGGAGGAGTATGGCACCAATCTGACTAAGCTTGCAGAGGAG GGTAAATTGGATCCTGTTGTTGGAAGGCAGCAGCAAATAGAACGTGTGACCCAAATTTTGGGCCGGCGTACCAAAAACAATCCGTGTCTTATTGGAGAACCTGGAGTTGGTAAAACAGCAATTGCAGAGGGGCTTGCGCAAAGGATAGCCACCGGTGATGTTCCCGAAACGATAGAGGGGAAGAAG GTGATAACCTTGGATATGGGTCTTCTTGTTGCTGGCACAAAATATCGTGGAGAGTTTGAGGAAAGATTAAAGAAGCTCATGGAGGAAATCAAACAAAGTGATGAGATAATACTCTTTATAGATGAGGTACACACTTTAATTGGAGCTGGAGCAGCGGAAGGAGCAATTGATGCGGCGAACATATTGAAACCAGCTTTGGCTAGAGGTGAACTGCAG TGTATTGGAGCCACAACACTTGATGAATATAGAAAGCACATTGAGAAGGACCCAGCATTGGAAAGACGATTCCAGCCAGTAAAAGTACCCGAACCAACTGTGGATGAAACCATACAGATTTTGAAGGGGCTTCGGGAGCGGTATGAGATTCATCACAAGCTCCGCTATACGGATGAAGCTCTTGTTTCTGCTGCACAGCTGTCGTACCAATACATCAG CGATCGTTTTCTGCCTGATAAGGCAATTGACTTGATTGATGAAGCTGGTTCTCGGGTTCGTCTTCGTCATGCACAG CTACCTGAAGAAGCTAGAGAGCTTGAGAAAGAGCTCAGGCAGATTACGAAGGAGAAGAATGAAGCTGTTCGCAGTCAAGACTTTGAGAAG GCTGGAGAGTTACGCGATAGAGAAATGGACCTTAAAGCACAGATATCAACTCTTGTGGACAAGGGTAAGGAAATGACTAAGGCAGAGAGTGAGGCTGGGGATGCAGGTCCTATTGTGACTGAGGTGGATATTCAACATATTGTCTCTTCTTGGACTGGCATTCCTGTTGAGAAAGTGTCCACAGACGAATCTGATCGCCTCCTCAAAATGGAAGAGACACTTCATAAGCGGGTCATTGGTCAGGATGAAGCAGTCAAAGCCATAAGCCGTGCTATTCGACGAGCCCGTGTTGGGCTCAAGAATCCCAACCGTCCAATTGCCAGCTTCATCTTTTCAGGTCCAACTGGTGTAGGGAAGTCCGAACTTGCAAAAGCATTGGCTGCTTACTACTTTGGCTCTGAAGAAGCCATGATTAGGCTTGATATGAGTGAATTTATGGAAAGACACACGGTTTCCAAGCTAATTGGTTCACCCCCTGGTTATGTTGGTTATACAG GGGGCCAGCTGACCGAGGCTGTTCGGCGCCGCCCTTACACTGTGGTACTCTTTGATGAGATTGAGAAGGCCCATCCTGATGTATTCAACATGATGCTCCAAATTCTTGAGGATGGAAGGTTGACAGATAGCAAGGGCAGAACGGTGGACTTCAAGAATACTCTTCTGATAATGACATCCAATGTGGGAAGCAGTGTAATTGAGAAAGGAGGCCGCCGAATAGGATTTGATCTTGATTATGATGAGAAAGATAGCAGTTACAATCGAATTAAGAGCTTGGTAACTGAGGAGCTGAAGCAATATTTCAGGCCTGAATTTTTGAACAGATTGGATGAGATGATCGTCTTTAGGCAGCTCACAAAGCTCGAGGTGAAGGATATAGCCGATATTATGCTGAAAGAGGTCTTTGATAGGCTGAAGGTCAAAGAGATAGAGCTTCAAGTGACAGAGAGGTTCAGAGATAGAGTGGTTGAGGAAGGGTATAACCCAAGCTATGGGGCAAGGCCTCTGAGAAGAGCCATAATGCGACTTCTGGAGGACAGCATGGCAGAGAAGATGCTTGCAAGGGAGATCAAAGAGGGTGATTCAGTTATCGTAGATGTCGACTCTGATGGCAATGTGACGGTGCTCAACGGTAGTAGTGGTGCTCCGGAATCCTTAGGAGAGGCTCTTCCTGTGTAA